One window of the Benincasa hispida cultivar B227 chromosome 3, ASM972705v1, whole genome shotgun sequence genome contains the following:
- the LOC120073691 gene encoding uncharacterized protein LOC120073691: MTIDAWISMHNIRHALYIFLSPVLLTHECSALFQNNLPEKLKDPVRFTLPCSIGGKEVGHALCDLGASINLMPLSIFMKLGIGEARPTIVALQLADRSITHPEEKIEDVLVQVDKFIFSADFIILDYEENVDVLIILGHPFLAIGHVLTDVQKGELTI; the protein is encoded by the coding sequence atgaccatcgatgcatggatATCAATGCATAACATAAGACATGCATTATATATTTTCCTCTCACCAGTTTTGTTGACACATGAATGTAGTGCGTTGTTCCAAAACAACCTCCCTGAAAAGTTGAAAGACCCTGTAAGATTCACACtaccatgctccattggaggaaAAGAGGTTGGCCATGCGCTatgtgaccttggagccagcatcaaTTTGATGCCGCTATCCATTTTCATGAAGCTGGGGATTGGTGAGGCAAGACCCACCATTGTAGCTCTTCAACTTGCTGATAGGTCAATAACGCATCctgaagaaaaaattgaagacGTGCTGGTACAAGTTGACAAGTTTATTTTTTCGGCCGATTTCATCATCCTGGATTATGAGGAAAATGTAGATGTCCTCATCATTTTGGGCCACCCGTTCTTGGCCATAGGTCATGTATTAACTGACGTACAGAAAGGGGAATTGACAATTTGA
- the LOC120073690 gene encoding uncharacterized protein LOC120073690: MPLTSILEVELFDVWGIDFMGLFPSLEGHQYILVAVDYVSKWVEAISCVKNDANTTTKFLKKNIFTRVATTYHPQTNDQAEISNREIKSILEKVVSTFIKDWAQRLDEALRAYCSAYKMPIGMSSYALVFGKAFHLPLELEHKAHWALKKLNLDLSNAGEARKLQLNELAEWRFTTYEKPSSTKSRQKDGMRTKSIRKI, translated from the exons ATGCCACTAACTTCCATTTTGGAAGTAGAATTGTTTGATGTATGGGGCATAGATTTCATGGGCCTCTTTCCATCATTAGAAGGTCATCAATATATCCTGGTTGCAGTCGACTATGTCTCCAAATGGGTAGAGGCAATCTCTTGCGTTAAAAACGATGCAAACACGACGAcaaaattcttgaagaaaaatatattcacaCG GGTTGCGACAACCTACCACCCGCAAACGAACGACCAAGCTGAAATCTCCAACAGAGAGATAAAATCCATTCTGGAGAAAGTTGTTAGCACGTTTATAAAAGATTGGGCACAGCGGCTGGACGAAGCTCTTCGGGCGTATTGTTCTGCCTACAAAATGCCCATTGGGATGTCTTCGTATGCGCTCGTATTTGGGAAAGCTTTCCATCTACCACTGGAGCTGGAGCATAAAGCACACTGGGCACTTAAGAAGCTGAACTTAGATTTATCCAACGCAGGGGAAGCCAGAAAACTACAACTGAACGAGTTGGCTGAATGGCGCTTTACCACATACGAGAAGCCAAGCTCTACAAAAAGCAGACAAAAAGATGGCATGAGAAcaaaatctataagaaaaatCTAG